A genome region from Sphingomonas anseongensis includes the following:
- a CDS encoding PadR family transcriptional regulator gives MRIHSNCDSRWAGRRGFSFGPGGFHFDFGDGPGPGGWGGGHRGRDRKRMFEGGELRLVLLKLIADEPRHGYQLIKAIEDLTEGEYAPSPGVVYPTLTMLEDMGFVREQKSKDSKKVFEATDEGRAHLEENEDEVAELIDKLEGHGEGRRSRHRPEIGRAVGNLMTALRNRVAHGGWNEELLREVIDILDEAAQRIERAK, from the coding sequence ATGCGAATTCATTCCAATTGCGATTCCCGCTGGGCCGGCCGGCGCGGCTTCAGCTTCGGCCCCGGCGGCTTCCATTTTGATTTCGGCGACGGTCCCGGACCGGGCGGCTGGGGCGGCGGTCATCGCGGCCGCGACAGGAAGCGGATGTTCGAGGGCGGCGAGCTCCGGCTTGTGCTGCTCAAGCTGATCGCCGACGAGCCTCGCCACGGCTACCAGCTGATCAAGGCTATCGAGGACCTGACCGAGGGCGAGTATGCGCCGAGCCCCGGCGTCGTCTATCCGACGCTGACGATGCTCGAGGACATGGGTTTCGTCCGCGAGCAGAAGTCCAAGGACAGCAAGAAGGTGTTCGAGGCGACCGACGAGGGCCGGGCGCATCTCGAGGAGAATGAGGACGAGGTCGCCGAGCTGATCGACAAGCTGGAGGGGCACGGCGAGGGACGCCGCAGCCGCCACCGGCCGGAGATCGGCCGGGCGGTCGGCAACCTGATGACCGCGCTTCGCAACCGAGTCGCCCACGGCGGGTGGAACGAGGAGCTTCTGCGCGAGGTCATCGACATCCTCGACGAGGCCGCGCAGCGGATCGAACGCGCCAAATAA
- a CDS encoding glycosyltransferase family 4 protein: MDPHDLRLALFSGNYNYVRDGANQALNRLAGYLIRQGVNVRVYAPTVEKPAFEPTGDLVSLPSAPIPRRPEYRIPLGVPARVRRDLAQFNPNVLQISSPDIAAHRAVTWARRRGIPVVGSVHTRFETYLSYYNLQLFEPMMRAALRRLYRRCDALLVPARSTAAVLLAQRMNSNIHIWSRGVDREQFNPERRDMEWRRSLGIADNELAIAFLGRLVLEKGLDVFAAAINALRELGVPHRPLVIGEGPARAWFEQQMPTGVFVGHQEGADLARALASADVFLNPSLTETFGNVTLEAMACALPVVAASATGATSLVRDGVTGTLVEPGDIDAFARALEAYALDPDLRRRHGEAGLDYARTQDWDAINASVLHVYESVIERRRRA, encoded by the coding sequence GTGGACCCTCACGACCTTCGACTCGCCCTCTTTTCAGGCAATTACAATTACGTCCGCGACGGTGCCAACCAGGCGCTGAACCGGCTGGCGGGCTATCTGATCCGCCAAGGCGTGAACGTCCGGGTCTATGCGCCGACGGTCGAAAAGCCGGCATTCGAGCCCACCGGCGACCTGGTGTCGCTGCCTTCCGCGCCGATCCCGCGGAGACCCGAGTATCGGATTCCACTCGGAGTTCCGGCTCGGGTCCGCCGCGACCTTGCGCAATTCAATCCGAATGTCCTGCAGATCTCCAGCCCCGACATCGCCGCTCATAGGGCAGTGACATGGGCCCGGAGGCGCGGAATCCCCGTCGTCGGGTCGGTGCACACGCGGTTCGAGACTTACCTCAGCTACTACAACCTCCAGCTGTTCGAACCGATGATGCGTGCGGCGCTGAGGCGGCTCTATCGGCGCTGCGACGCCTTGCTCGTGCCCGCCAGGTCCACGGCGGCCGTGCTCCTGGCGCAGAGGATGAACAGCAACATCCATATCTGGAGCCGCGGAGTCGACCGGGAGCAATTCAACCCCGAGCGCCGCGACATGGAGTGGCGGCGAAGCTTGGGGATTGCCGACAATGAGCTGGCAATCGCATTCCTCGGCCGGCTGGTGCTGGAAAAGGGGCTCGATGTCTTCGCGGCGGCGATCAACGCGCTTCGCGAGCTGGGAGTGCCGCATCGCCCGCTGGTGATCGGCGAGGGTCCGGCGCGCGCCTGGTTCGAGCAGCAGATGCCGACCGGAGTCTTCGTGGGTCACCAGGAGGGCGCCGACCTCGCCCGAGCGCTCGCCAGCGCCGACGTGTTCCTCAACCCGTCGCTGACTGAGACATTCGGCAACGTCACTCTCGAAGCGATGGCCTGCGCCCTTCCCGTGGTCGCCGCGTCAGCGACCGGGGCCACCAGCCTTGTCCGCGACGGCGTGACCGGGACCCTGGTCGAGCCCGGCGACATCGACGCGTTCGCCCGAGCTCTGGAAGCCTACGCGCTGGACCCCGATCTGAGGCGCCGCCACGGCGAGGCAGGGCTCGATTATGCCCGCACCCAGGACTGGGACGCGATCAATGCGTCGGTCCTGCACGTCTACGAAAGCGTTATCGAGCGCCGCCGCCGCGCTTAA
- a CDS encoding DNA-deoxyinosine glycosylase has translation MDVTIKHGLPPVARSDARLFILGSLPGDASLAAARYYAHPRNGFWRLVGQVIGEDLASLDYPARLERLKAHRIGLWDVVAHATRPGSLDQAIRGAGHNPLADYFGGFPQLEAIAFNGATAAAAGRRVLQGATALTLIDLPSSSPANTRPFEEKARAWAALRRYCGE, from the coding sequence GTGGACGTGACGATCAAGCATGGGTTGCCGCCGGTCGCGCGCTCCGACGCCCGCCTGTTCATCCTCGGCAGCCTGCCTGGAGACGCGTCGCTCGCCGCCGCCCGATACTACGCCCATCCGCGCAACGGCTTCTGGCGGCTGGTCGGGCAGGTGATCGGCGAGGACCTGGCTTCGCTCGATTATCCCGCTCGTCTCGAGCGGTTGAAGGCGCATCGGATCGGGTTGTGGGACGTCGTAGCCCACGCCACCCGCCCAGGAAGCCTCGACCAGGCGATCCGCGGCGCCGGCCACAATCCACTGGCAGATTACTTCGGCGGCTTTCCGCAGCTCGAAGCCATCGCGTTCAACGGTGCGACAGCTGCCGCCGCAGGTCGAAGGGTGCTCCAGGGTGCCACGGCACTGACGCTGATCGACCTTCCGTCATCGAGCCCGGCGAACACCCGTCCGTTCGAGGAAAAGGCCCGCGCATGGGCCGCGCTTCGCCGATATTGCGGCGAGTGA
- a CDS encoding heavy metal translocating P-type ATPase produces MTSRNHAHHHDHGASSSHGGDGAIEHGTVVRDPVCGMNVDTRDAKFRHELGGTSYYFCSAGCLDKFKADPDRYLNPPESAAPEDAREGVIWTCPMHPEIRRDVPGACPICGMALEPLEPTVEEEANPELIDMSRRFWISAALTLPILVVVMSGELLGIELMPMRTSVWLQLLLSTPVVLWGGWPFFERMWASLKTRNLNMFTLIGLGVGAAYGYSLVAALAPDLFPPALRTMGGYVPVYFEAAAVITTLVLLGQVLELRARAATGKAIRALLGLAPKTARRVSEGREEDVSIADVHVGDILRIRPGEKIPVDGVVTKGRSPVDESMITGEPVPVQKSEGDKVTGATINGTGTLLMRAERVGRDTMLSQIVRMVAAAQRSRAPIQKLADKVSAWFVPSVVLVSLIAFIAWSLFGPAPPLSHAIVNAIAVLIIACPCALGLATPIAIMVGTGRGASAGVLIKNAEALELMEKIDTLVVDKTGTITMGKPKLVAVKTAGGFSEDEVLRLAAALEKGSEHPLAAAVVEGAEDRKIAIPSASNFQSHTGKGVTGTVDGRQLALGNAALLLDAGADPSSLESQADQHRARAEGVMFVAIDGEPAGLLVVADPIKETAAEAIAELHRGQIRIVMLTGDNRRTAEAVARQVGIDEVMAEVLPDQKQAKVAQLRKEGRRVAMAGDGINDAPALAAADVGIAMGTGTDVAMESAAVTLVKGDLRGIVRARHLSRATMRNIRQNLFFAFIFNAAGVPIAAGVLYPWFGILLSPIIAGAAMSLSSVTVIGNSLRLRGVKL; encoded by the coding sequence ATGACGAGTCGAAATCACGCTCACCACCACGATCATGGCGCTTCCTCCTCGCATGGCGGAGACGGGGCCATCGAGCACGGGACGGTGGTCCGCGATCCCGTTTGCGGCATGAATGTCGATACCCGTGACGCGAAGTTCCGCCACGAGCTGGGCGGCACAAGCTATTATTTCTGCAGCGCTGGTTGCCTGGACAAGTTCAAGGCGGACCCTGACCGCTATCTCAATCCGCCGGAGTCGGCGGCTCCCGAAGACGCGCGGGAAGGCGTGATCTGGACCTGTCCCATGCACCCGGAGATCCGCCGCGACGTGCCGGGTGCCTGCCCGATTTGCGGCATGGCGCTCGAGCCGCTCGAGCCCACCGTCGAAGAAGAGGCCAATCCCGAGCTGATCGACATGAGCAGGCGGTTCTGGATCAGTGCGGCTCTGACCTTGCCGATCCTTGTGGTCGTCATGAGCGGGGAATTGCTGGGCATCGAGCTAATGCCGATGCGCACGTCGGTCTGGCTCCAGCTACTGCTATCGACACCGGTCGTGCTGTGGGGCGGCTGGCCGTTCTTCGAGCGCATGTGGGCGAGCCTCAAGACGCGCAACCTCAACATGTTCACCCTGATCGGTTTGGGCGTCGGCGCGGCCTATGGCTACAGCCTCGTTGCCGCGCTCGCCCCTGACCTCTTTCCTCCGGCGCTGCGGACCATGGGCGGTTATGTCCCCGTCTACTTCGAGGCGGCAGCAGTCATCACGACGCTGGTCCTTCTCGGCCAGGTGCTTGAGCTTCGCGCTCGGGCTGCGACCGGGAAAGCGATCCGCGCATTGCTTGGCCTGGCTCCCAAGACCGCGCGGCGCGTAAGCGAGGGGCGAGAGGAAGACGTATCGATCGCGGACGTGCACGTCGGCGACATCCTGCGGATCCGGCCGGGCGAGAAGATCCCGGTCGACGGCGTGGTGACCAAAGGCCGAAGCCCGGTCGACGAATCGATGATCACGGGTGAGCCGGTCCCGGTCCAAAAAAGCGAAGGCGACAAGGTTACGGGTGCGACCATCAACGGCACTGGCACCCTGCTGATGCGGGCGGAGCGGGTCGGACGCGACACGATGCTTTCGCAGATCGTCCGGATGGTTGCCGCCGCGCAAAGGTCGCGTGCTCCGATTCAGAAACTCGCCGACAAAGTCTCCGCCTGGTTCGTGCCGAGCGTGGTGCTGGTGTCGTTGATTGCCTTCATCGCCTGGAGCCTGTTCGGCCCCGCTCCGCCGCTGAGCCACGCGATCGTCAACGCAATCGCGGTCCTGATCATAGCCTGTCCCTGCGCACTTGGACTTGCCACGCCGATTGCGATCATGGTCGGAACCGGCCGGGGCGCGAGCGCGGGCGTCCTGATCAAGAATGCCGAAGCTCTCGAACTGATGGAAAAGATCGACACGCTGGTCGTCGACAAGACGGGCACCATCACCATGGGCAAGCCGAAGCTTGTCGCCGTGAAGACTGCGGGCGGGTTTTCCGAAGACGAAGTCCTGCGGCTCGCCGCTGCCCTCGAAAAGGGCAGCGAGCATCCGTTGGCGGCGGCGGTCGTGGAGGGCGCCGAAGACCGGAAGATAGCGATTCCTTCCGCCAGCAATTTTCAATCCCACACAGGCAAGGGCGTCACCGGAACCGTCGACGGTCGTCAGCTCGCTCTCGGCAATGCGGCCCTTCTGCTCGATGCCGGAGCGGACCCGTCCAGCCTAGAGAGTCAGGCCGACCAACACAGGGCGCGGGCCGAAGGCGTGATGTTCGTCGCGATCGACGGCGAGCCAGCCGGCCTGCTTGTCGTGGCCGATCCGATCAAGGAAACGGCAGCCGAAGCGATTGCCGAGCTTCATCGCGGCCAAATCAGGATCGTCATGCTGACCGGCGACAACCGCCGAACCGCCGAGGCCGTCGCCCGCCAGGTCGGAATCGACGAAGTGATGGCCGAGGTCCTGCCCGACCAGAAGCAGGCGAAGGTCGCACAGCTGAGGAAGGAAGGGCGAAGGGTCGCCATGGCCGGCGACGGGATCAACGACGCGCCCGCGCTTGCTGCCGCTGACGTCGGGATCGCGATGGGCACCGGGACCGACGTGGCGATGGAAAGCGCTGCAGTCACCCTGGTCAAAGGCGACCTCCGCGGGATCGTTCGGGCGCGTCACCTGAGCCGGGCGACTATGCGCAACATCCGCCAGAACCTGTTCTTCGCCTTCATCTTCAACGCGGCCGGAGTGCCCATCGCCGCCGGCGTTCTCTATCCGTGGTTCGGAATCCTGCTGTCGCCGATCATCGCCGGCGCGGCGATGTCGCTGAGCTCAGTGACCGTGATCGGCAACTCGCTTCGGCTCCGGGGAGTGAAGCTGTGA
- the cueR gene encoding Cu(I)-responsive transcriptional regulator — MKIGEAAAASGISERMIRHYEKIGLLDPAPRRDSGYRDYDERDLHTLRFVARARDLGFPIDEIKKLLALWNDRSRASSDVKALALARAAQLKRKERELHEMRRSLEHLAKSCHGDDRPDCPILGDLEGPGR; from the coding sequence GTGAAGATCGGCGAAGCAGCGGCCGCCTCGGGCATCAGCGAACGGATGATCCGCCATTATGAGAAGATCGGGCTCCTCGACCCGGCTCCGCGCCGCGATTCCGGATACCGCGATTATGACGAGCGTGACCTCCACACGTTGCGCTTCGTCGCCCGGGCTCGCGACCTCGGCTTCCCGATTGACGAGATCAAGAAGCTGCTTGCCTTGTGGAACGACCGAAGTCGGGCGAGTTCCGACGTCAAGGCGCTGGCACTCGCGCGGGCCGCCCAACTGAAACGAAAGGAGCGGGAGCTTCACGAAATGCGCCGCTCGCTCGAGCACCTCGCGAAGAGTTGCCACGGCGACGACCGCCCGGATTGCCCGATCCTCGGCGATCTCGAAGGACCGGGGAGGTGA
- the wecB gene encoding non-hydrolyzing UDP-N-acetylglucosamine 2-epimerase: protein MSSSVVLIVGTRPEAIKLQPVALALAGRGLTPLLIFTGQHPQLRPADFGLDRFPATRLECPGQDDPHRHVGEVTKVAVPVLREAALVLVQGDTSSALGGALAARLAHVSLGHVEAGLRSHDRRRPWPEEEFRVAIDAEADLLFAPTELSAANLRREKVRGQIHVTGNSGIDSVLAASSGLEAARAGPKRLLVTCHRRENWGEGLAGVAAALMQIAAEKLAQVEVVLHPNPALAASIRAMLAYQAGIVFRPPCSHGEAIAAMLSSDLVLSDSGGIQEEAAALGVPLLVLRDRTERPEAIACGNLELVGTDAARIVSAVKRRLGSTSSVSPAFPYGDGRAGERIAAIVEEWLKDRQALSPISATCPRQVGNW, encoded by the coding sequence CTGTCCAGTAGCGTAGTTCTGATTGTCGGAACCCGTCCCGAAGCGATCAAGCTCCAGCCTGTAGCACTGGCTCTCGCTGGCCGCGGCCTTACGCCGTTGCTGATATTCACCGGGCAGCATCCGCAATTGCGCCCGGCCGATTTCGGGCTCGATCGTTTCCCCGCGACCAGGCTCGAATGCCCGGGACAGGACGATCCACACCGCCACGTGGGCGAAGTCACAAAGGTCGCAGTGCCTGTGCTGCGTGAAGCGGCGCTGGTGCTGGTGCAGGGCGATACGTCGAGCGCTCTCGGCGGGGCGCTCGCGGCGAGGTTGGCGCACGTTTCCCTCGGGCATGTCGAAGCCGGACTGAGGAGCCACGACCGCCGCCGCCCCTGGCCGGAGGAGGAGTTTCGGGTTGCGATCGACGCCGAAGCCGACCTTTTGTTCGCCCCGACCGAGCTAAGCGCAGCCAACCTCCGGCGCGAAAAGGTTCGCGGACAAATCCACGTCACCGGCAATAGCGGAATCGACTCAGTGCTCGCCGCGAGCAGCGGGCTCGAAGCGGCTCGCGCGGGACCGAAGCGGCTGCTGGTCACCTGTCACCGGCGGGAAAATTGGGGCGAAGGCCTGGCCGGCGTCGCCGCGGCTCTGATGCAGATCGCAGCGGAGAAGCTGGCGCAGGTCGAGGTCGTGCTCCACCCCAACCCGGCTCTCGCGGCGAGCATACGCGCGATGCTTGCCTACCAAGCGGGAATCGTCTTCCGGCCGCCGTGCAGCCACGGCGAGGCGATCGCCGCGATGCTCAGCTCCGATCTCGTCCTCAGCGATTCGGGTGGAATCCAGGAGGAAGCGGCCGCGCTCGGCGTTCCGCTTCTCGTGCTCCGCGACCGGACTGAGCGCCCCGAAGCCATCGCTTGCGGAAACCTGGAGCTGGTCGGAACAGACGCTGCCCGGATCGTGAGCGCCGTGAAGCGGCGGCTTGGGTCGACCTCGTCGGTGTCGCCCGCATTTCCGTACGGCGACGGACGAGCCGGAGAGCGGATCGCCGCGATCGTCGAAGAATGGCTGAAGGACAGGCAGGCGCTGTCACCAATTTCCGCGACCTGCCCCCGGCAGGTCGGAAATTGGTGA
- a CDS encoding NADH dehydrogenase ubiquinone Fe-S protein 4 yields MNVARISELDRRTTQAGRANSGLWLLEFERKEAQRPDPLTGWNGSGDTKTQVRITFATKDEAIAYAERHNITYHLVPATPVKLKLQAYADNFR; encoded by the coding sequence ATGAACGTCGCCCGTATCTCAGAGCTCGATCGCCGGACCACGCAGGCCGGGCGCGCCAATTCCGGCCTTTGGCTTCTGGAGTTCGAGCGGAAGGAGGCGCAGCGTCCGGACCCTCTGACCGGCTGGAACGGATCGGGCGACACCAAGACACAGGTGCGGATCACCTTTGCCACCAAGGACGAGGCGATCGCTTATGCCGAGCGCCACAACATCACCTATCATCTGGTCCCGGCGACGCCGGTAAAACTCAAGCTCCAGGCCTACGCCGACAATTTTCGTTGA
- a CDS encoding polyprenyl synthetase family protein has protein sequence MTATVHPLHAKPEPSLEPLMQIVGEDMNGVNAVILERMQSKVALIPELAGHLIAGGGKRMRPMLTLACARLLGYPGTRHHKLAAAVEFIHTATLLHDDVVDGSGMRRGKRTANLIWGNPASVLVGDFLFSRAFELMVEDGSLKVLKILSSASSIIAEGEVEQLTAQRRIETDEDQYLSIIGAKTAALFAAACRVAPVVAEADEEVELALESYGRNLGIAFQLADDVIDYDSDAEVMGKGVGDDFRDGKMTLPLILAYARAGEDDRAFWRSAVSGERVSDDDLAKAISLMRSTEALADTIECARHYGRRAIDALANFPAGKAKSALAEAVEFAIARAY, from the coding sequence GTGACCGCTACCGTCCATCCGCTGCACGCCAAGCCCGAGCCGTCGCTCGAGCCGCTGATGCAGATCGTCGGCGAGGACATGAACGGCGTGAACGCCGTCATCCTCGAGCGGATGCAGAGCAAGGTTGCGCTGATCCCCGAGCTTGCGGGGCACTTGATCGCCGGGGGCGGCAAGCGAATGCGACCCATGCTGACTCTCGCTTGCGCGAGGCTGCTCGGCTACCCTGGCACCCGCCATCACAAGCTGGCAGCGGCGGTCGAATTCATCCACACCGCCACCCTACTCCACGACGATGTCGTCGACGGGTCGGGGATGCGCAGGGGCAAGCGGACTGCCAATCTCATTTGGGGCAATCCGGCGAGCGTGCTGGTCGGCGACTTCCTGTTCAGCCGCGCCTTCGAGCTGATGGTCGAGGACGGCAGCCTCAAGGTGCTCAAGATCCTCAGCTCCGCGTCGAGCATCATCGCCGAGGGCGAGGTCGAGCAGCTGACCGCCCAGCGACGGATCGAAACCGACGAAGACCAGTATCTGTCGATCATCGGCGCCAAGACCGCCGCTTTGTTCGCCGCCGCGTGCCGCGTCGCCCCGGTCGTCGCCGAGGCCGACGAGGAGGTTGAGCTGGCGCTCGAAAGCTATGGCCGCAACCTCGGCATCGCCTTCCAGCTAGCCGACGACGTGATCGATTACGATTCCGACGCGGAGGTCATGGGCAAGGGCGTCGGCGACGACTTCCGCGACGGCAAGATGACGCTACCTTTGATCCTCGCCTACGCCCGCGCGGGCGAGGACGACCGGGCGTTCTGGCGCTCCGCGGTTTCCGGCGAGCGGGTCAGCGACGACGACCTCGCCAAAGCGATCTCGCTGATGCGATCGACCGAGGCTTTGGCCGACACGATCGAATGCGCCCGCCATTACGGCCGCCGCGCGATCGACGCCCTCGCCAACTTCCCCGCGGGCAAGGCGAAGAGCGCTCTGGCCGAGGCGGTCGAGTTCGCGATCGCCCGGGCCTATTGA
- a CDS encoding M13 family metallopeptidase, whose protein sequence is MRFRYLLLAGAVIAATPALAADPAPRYGTWGVATEDMDMSVKPGDDFFEYAEGTWLKNHPIPSDKTGAGYNYELPDEIEQQVRTMVERVAAKADTPIARKIGDAYAAWMDEAGIQQRGLEPLKPYLAKIDAVNSRNALVELMAQPGYAAPIGIGISTDQDDPTRYTVATGQARLGLPTRDYYLLKGEKYDAIRKAYRDYIVQLGRLAGLSDPEGRADRILALETSISKDQWTPERRRDPVATHNPMTVAQLQKLAPEFNWAETLRSMGLGSPNKVDVAETTAVTAAGKQIADVALSTWKEYLTFRFISDHATYLPKPFDDARFGFYSHTLNDVPEQRARWKRGIQMLDNSLGEAVGQLYVAEHWPDATAKQAQELVDDVRAAYADKIAHADWMDEPTRKAALEKLGTFDPRIGHPVKWIDYSNLQISRTDPLANAIASEKFGWELDLSRYPKPVDRDLWYMNAQTVNAYYDPTMNQITVPAAILQPPFFDANADPAVNYAETGATTIGHEMGHGFDDQGRQYDAKGRLRDWWSKATADKYKVKAEKLAAQFDQYEPIPGVHIKGKLTLGENLADLGGLEAAYDAYRRYVSRHGEPPVIDGYTGDQRFFIAYAQAWQGKRREGAVRQQLLSDPHSPEKYRVNGIVRNFDPWYKAFNVQPGDKLYLPPEERVHVW, encoded by the coding sequence ATGCGTTTCCGTTACTTGCTGCTTGCGGGCGCCGTCATCGCCGCAACTCCCGCGCTGGCCGCGGACCCGGCGCCCCGATACGGCACCTGGGGCGTGGCGACCGAGGACATGGATATGTCCGTCAAGCCGGGCGACGATTTCTTTGAATATGCCGAAGGGACCTGGCTGAAGAACCACCCTATCCCTAGCGACAAGACCGGCGCCGGCTACAATTACGAGCTTCCGGACGAGATCGAGCAGCAGGTGCGGACGATGGTTGAGCGCGTGGCCGCCAAGGCCGACACGCCGATCGCGCGGAAGATCGGCGATGCTTATGCCGCATGGATGGACGAGGCGGGAATCCAGCAACGCGGGCTGGAGCCGCTAAAACCCTATCTCGCGAAGATCGATGCGGTGAACAGCCGCAATGCGCTCGTCGAGCTGATGGCCCAGCCGGGTTATGCAGCGCCGATCGGCATCGGCATCAGCACGGACCAGGACGATCCGACTCGCTACACAGTGGCCACGGGGCAGGCCCGCCTCGGCCTCCCGACCCGAGATTATTACCTTCTGAAAGGCGAGAAGTACGACGCGATCCGCAAGGCGTATCGCGACTATATCGTCCAGCTCGGCAGGCTTGCCGGCCTGTCCGATCCCGAAGGCCGCGCCGACCGGATCCTCGCCCTCGAAACCTCGATTTCGAAGGACCAGTGGACCCCCGAGCGCCGCCGCGACCCGGTAGCGACACACAACCCGATGACGGTCGCCCAGCTTCAGAAGCTGGCGCCCGAGTTCAACTGGGCGGAGACCCTTCGGTCGATGGGCCTCGGTTCGCCGAACAAGGTCGACGTCGCCGAGACGACGGCGGTGACCGCGGCCGGCAAGCAAATTGCTGACGTGGCCCTCAGCACCTGGAAGGAATATCTCACCTTCCGCTTCATCAGCGACCACGCCACCTACCTTCCCAAGCCGTTCGACGACGCGCGCTTCGGCTTTTACAGCCACACGCTCAACGACGTGCCGGAGCAGCGGGCCCGCTGGAAGCGCGGAATCCAGATGCTCGACAACAGCCTGGGCGAGGCGGTCGGGCAGCTCTACGTCGCCGAGCATTGGCCGGACGCAACTGCAAAGCAGGCGCAGGAACTCGTCGACGACGTCCGCGCGGCCTATGCCGACAAGATCGCCCATGCCGACTGGATGGACGAGCCGACGCGCAAGGCGGCGCTCGAGAAGCTCGGCACCTTCGATCCGCGGATCGGCCACCCGGTGAAGTGGATCGATTATTCGAACCTGCAGATCAGCCGCACCGATCCGCTGGCCAATGCGATCGCCAGCGAGAAGTTCGGCTGGGAGCTCGATCTTTCGCGCTATCCCAAGCCGGTCGATCGCGATCTCTGGTACATGAACGCCCAGACAGTGAACGCTTATTACGACCCGACCATGAACCAGATCACGGTTCCGGCGGCGATCCTTCAGCCGCCCTTCTTCGACGCCAATGCCGATCCGGCGGTCAATTATGCCGAGACGGGCGCGACGACGATCGGGCACGAAATGGGCCACGGCTTCGACGACCAGGGCCGGCAATATGATGCCAAGGGCCGGCTTCGCGACTGGTGGAGCAAGGCGACGGCCGACAAGTACAAGGTGAAAGCGGAGAAGCTGGCCGCGCAGTTCGACCAGTATGAGCCGATCCCCGGAGTCCATATCAAGGGCAAGCTGACGCTCGGCGAGAACCTCGCGGACTTGGGCGGGCTTGAAGCGGCCTATGACGCCTATCGCCGCTACGTGTCCCGCCACGGCGAGCCGCCGGTCATCGACGGTTATACCGGCGACCAGCGCTTCTTCATCGCCTATGCGCAAGCCTGGCAGGGCAAGCGCCGCGAAGGTGCTGTTCGCCAGCAGCTGCTGAGCGACCCGCACAGCCCGGAGAAGTATCGGGTCAACGGAATCGTCCGCAACTTCGACCCCTGGTACAAAGCGTTCAACGTGCAGCCCGGCGACAAGCTCTACCTGCCGCCCGAAGAGCGCGTCCACGTCTGGTAA
- a CDS encoding sensor histidine kinase encodes MIVVAALWISILLLTGGFALDRVLTTSIVRNFDDQLTYVLKYALVSAAEIGPDGEVRFSRQPADQRFLRPYSGVYFQVSGKGAEPFVSRSLWDRRLRVAGGHLDLEPHVYNSNEFAGEPLRVAEMDAVLPGSNVRWRFQVAQSREMIDSQIHDLRETLFWSFAALGAGLLVLAALQTVYGLWPLRRVQREVAAIRSGQKQRISDTFPSEIEPLAEEINQLLAHSEEQAEEARRHAGNLAHALKTPLTVITNAATAHSPQLDETVIREAALMRRQVDHHLARARAIGRRASGQARACVWESVCAVQRAVERLYENVTVDIAGDKTAEIRVERQDLDEMIGNLVENAAKYGGGRVFITVERQGTTVDVVVEDDGRGIPEKEREALFARGARLDTDKPGTGLGLAIVRDVADIYGGTVTLQESEDLGGLLARLSLPAR; translated from the coding sequence ATGATCGTCGTCGCGGCGCTGTGGATTTCGATCCTCCTGCTGACCGGCGGCTTCGCCCTCGACCGCGTGCTGACGACGTCCATCGTCCGGAACTTCGACGACCAGCTCACCTACGTGCTGAAATATGCATTGGTGTCCGCCGCGGAGATCGGCCCTGACGGCGAAGTCCGGTTTAGCCGCCAGCCCGCCGATCAGAGATTCCTCCGCCCCTATTCCGGCGTCTATTTCCAGGTTTCAGGCAAGGGCGCCGAGCCGTTCGTCTCCAGGTCGCTGTGGGACCGGCGGCTGCGCGTAGCCGGCGGCCATCTCGACCTGGAGCCGCACGTCTACAACAGCAATGAATTCGCCGGCGAGCCGCTTAGGGTCGCGGAGATGGACGCGGTTCTTCCCGGGTCCAACGTCCGATGGCGGTTCCAGGTCGCGCAATCGCGCGAGATGATCGACAGCCAGATCCACGATCTTCGCGAGACCCTGTTCTGGAGCTTCGCGGCGCTTGGCGCCGGGCTTCTCGTCCTGGCGGCGCTTCAGACCGTCTATGGGCTTTGGCCGTTGCGGCGGGTCCAGCGGGAGGTCGCGGCCATCCGGTCGGGCCAGAAGCAGCGCATCTCCGACACCTTCCCGAGCGAGATCGAGCCGCTGGCCGAGGAGATCAACCAGCTCCTGGCTCACAGCGAGGAGCAGGCGGAGGAAGCGCGAAGACATGCGGGGAATCTCGCCCACGCGCTCAAGACACCGCTGACTGTCATCACCAATGCGGCGACCGCCCACAGCCCCCAGCTGGACGAGACGGTGATCCGCGAGGCCGCGCTGATGCGGCGGCAGGTCGATCACCACCTCGCCAGGGCCCGGGCGATCGGCCGGCGCGCGTCAGGGCAGGCTCGCGCCTGCGTCTGGGAGAGTGTCTGCGCGGTCCAGCGCGCCGTCGAGCGGCTCTACGAAAACGTCACGGTGGACATCGCCGGAGACAAAACTGCCGAGATCCGGGTCGAACGGCAGGACCTGGACGAGATGATCGGCAACCTCGTCGAGAACGCGGCCAAATATGGCGGCGGCCGGGTGTTCATCACAGTCGAGCGCCAGGGCACGACGGTGGACGTCGTGGTCGAGGACGACGGGCGCGGAATCCCGGAAAAGGAACGCGAGGCGCTGTTCGCGCGCGGGGCGCGGCTCGACACGGACAAGCCCGGTACGGGCCTTGGCCTCGCCATCGTCCGCGACGTCGCCGACATCTATGGCGGCACGGTCACGCTCCAGGAAAGCGAGGACCTGGGCGGCCTTCTCGCAAGGCTGTCACTGCCAGCCCGTTAG